Proteins encoded together in one Nostoc sp. PCC 7524 window:
- a CDS encoding aromatic ring-hydroxylating dioxygenase subunit alpha produces the protein MDANFQPVKSNRKPKNFNNPERFIEGWYWVMPAHNLLIGEVKSLTILGRKLVIYRSEDRQPVIVDAYCPHMGADLSEGIVEGNELRCGFHHWKFNDQGICVEIPCLEEPLPLKLKTWPTAEKYGIIWVWTGESPRQPIPFVPELEFHECESVLGSRFVMKCHPHVIMINAIDIQHFYAVHKLPLDILFEKQEINQNAIIFTKQRRNHKDAWLFKLLRPLYKNNFYSISYWYGSTFTVSVGPDLLHLHIMLTLRMIDAGNSEIQTIFLTKKRKGLNGWLLNRLVLWLTNVFIQHFIKDDIKILQTINFDLKTPIKADVSIMQLINHVEKQKPLRWKNWLLARSPEAEMKENQEKWRDSMTND, from the coding sequence ATGGATGCCAATTTTCAACCTGTCAAATCAAATCGTAAACCTAAAAACTTCAATAATCCAGAGCGGTTTATTGAAGGATGGTATTGGGTAATGCCTGCTCATAATTTACTTATAGGTGAAGTAAAATCTCTAACAATTTTGGGTAGGAAATTAGTAATTTACCGTAGTGAAGATAGACAACCGGTGATTGTAGATGCTTACTGTCCACATATGGGTGCGGATCTATCAGAAGGCATAGTAGAAGGTAATGAACTGCGTTGTGGTTTTCATCACTGGAAGTTTAACGATCAGGGAATATGTGTAGAAATTCCCTGTTTAGAAGAACCCCTACCCTTAAAATTAAAAACCTGGCCTACAGCCGAAAAATACGGCATAATTTGGGTTTGGACTGGTGAAAGTCCCAGACAACCCATACCCTTTGTACCAGAATTAGAGTTTCATGAGTGTGAAAGTGTCCTTGGCTCAAGGTTTGTGATGAAGTGTCACCCTCATGTAATCATGATCAATGCTATTGACATTCAACACTTTTATGCTGTTCATAAGCTGCCATTAGATATTCTTTTTGAAAAACAGGAAATCAATCAAAATGCAATTATTTTTACTAAGCAGAGACGTAACCATAAAGATGCTTGGTTATTTAAATTGCTGCGTCCTTTATATAAAAATAATTTTTACAGTATTTCTTATTGGTATGGTAGTACCTTTACCGTAAGCGTGGGTCCAGATTTATTACATCTACATATCATGCTGACATTGCGGATGATTGATGCTGGAAACTCGGAAATTCAAACTATTTTCTTAACTAAGAAACGTAAAGGATTGAACGGTTGGTTATTAAATCGCTTAGTGCTGTGGCTGACTAATGTTTTTATTCAGCATTTTATCAAGGATGATATAAAAATTTTACAGACGATTAATTTTGATTTAAAGACTCCAATCAAAGCAGATGTATCGATTATGCAGTTAATCAATCATGTAGAAAAGCAAAAACCTTTACGTTGGAAGAATTGGTTATTAGCGCGATCGCCGGAAGCAGAGATGAAAGAAAATCAGGAAAAATGGCGCGATTCTATGACTAATGACTAA
- a CDS encoding DUF6737 family protein, with amino-acid sequence MSEQQPLNPWRYKPWWCQPWSILLTGITIISSSWLIFHTIWLTVIISMPVLVWMAFFLLIWPQLMIRSGVLESDQQEKIQP; translated from the coding sequence ATGTCTGAACAACAGCCTCTCAATCCTTGGAGATATAAGCCTTGGTGGTGTCAACCTTGGTCAATTTTGCTTACAGGTATAACTATAATTAGTAGTAGCTGGTTAATCTTTCATACTATTTGGCTAACAGTTATTATCTCTATGCCTGTGTTAGTATGGATGGCTTTTTTTCTGTTAATTTGGCCACAACTAATGATTCGTAGTGGTGTTTTAGAGTCTGATCAACAAGAGAAAATACAACCTTAG
- a CDS encoding anthranilate synthase component I, translated as MWYWRSLPLENRTGSEIFSALFHPKTTPGIATLLESPYPTPTNQPQLSRYSICAGAPRIVNGVPQMWTPKLGGVLPFLDNLLQSRGQSSNSPPSPPTPPSPPSPPSPPPPHLPFTGGWLGWLGYDVAWEIEQLPQKKIDPLPFPVAFWYEPDAFAVLDHKKQILWLAASDISDLDELELRLANRDTENSPQYITPAAYHPVTPEFFTSQADYETAVNSAKKYIQAGDIFQANLSLRFAATTSADGWAIYQALHKINPSPFASYWQTPWGEVISCSPERLVMLQNRQAETRPIAGTRSRGITPEQDQQLAQELLSNTKERAEHIMLVDLERNDLGRVCEWGSVIVDELLTIERYSHVMHLVSNVKGNLRSDRTPIDLIRALFPGGTITGCPKVRCMEIIEELEPMRRSLFYGSCGYLDWRGNLDLNIFIRTLLLTTHSELKTVWGQVGAGIVADSDPEKEWYESLHKAQAQLAALKIVK; from the coding sequence ATGTGGTATTGGCGATCGCTTCCCTTAGAAAATCGTACTGGTTCAGAAATTTTCTCTGCTCTATTTCACCCCAAAACTACACCCGGAATCGCTACCCTTTTAGAAAGTCCCTACCCCACACCAACCAACCAACCCCAACTCAGCCGCTATTCCATCTGTGCAGGCGCACCCAGGATAGTCAATGGAGTCCCCCAGATGTGGACACCAAAACTGGGGGGAGTTTTGCCTTTTTTAGATAACTTATTGCAAAGTAGGGGACAAAGTAGCAATTCTCCCCCATCTCCCCCCACTCCCCCATCTCCCCCATCTCCCCCATCTCCCCCACCTCCCCACCTCCCCTTTACCGGCGGTTGGCTAGGCTGGCTAGGCTATGATGTCGCCTGGGAAATTGAACAGCTACCCCAGAAAAAAATTGATCCCTTGCCGTTTCCTGTAGCTTTTTGGTATGAACCAGATGCTTTTGCCGTGTTGGATCATAAAAAACAAATTCTGTGGTTAGCTGCCAGCGATATCTCTGATTTGGATGAGTTAGAACTGCGGTTAGCAAACAGAGATACAGAAAATTCACCCCAGTACATAACCCCAGCCGCCTATCATCCTGTTACACCGGAATTTTTTACCTCTCAGGCAGATTACGAAACAGCCGTTAACAGCGCCAAAAAATATATTCAGGCAGGAGACATCTTTCAAGCAAACCTATCTTTGCGCTTTGCGGCTACAACCTCAGCTGATGGCTGGGCAATTTACCAAGCTTTACATAAAATCAATCCTTCCCCCTTCGCTAGCTATTGGCAAACCCCTTGGGGAGAAGTTATTAGCTGTTCACCAGAACGGTTAGTCATGCTGCAAAATAGACAAGCCGAAACTAGGCCCATCGCCGGCACGCGATCGCGTGGCATAACTCCAGAACAAGATCAGCAACTAGCTCAAGAACTCCTCAGCAACACCAAAGAACGAGCCGAACACATCATGCTAGTAGATTTGGAACGTAATGATTTAGGGCGAGTTTGTGAATGGGGTTCGGTTATAGTTGATGAATTATTGACCATAGAGAGATATAGTCATGTAATGCACCTAGTGAGCAACGTTAAAGGAAACTTGAGAAGCGATCGCACCCCCATTGACTTAATTCGTGCCTTATTCCCCGGTGGTACGATTACAGGCTGTCCTAAAGTCCGGTGTATGGAAATTATCGAAGAACTAGAACCCATGCGCCGCAGTTTATTCTATGGCTCCTGTGGCTATTTAGATTGGCGAGGCAATCTAGACTTAAATATCTTCATCCGCACCCTACTACTAACCACCCACTCAGAACTCAAAACCGTCTGGGGACAAGTAGGCGCTGGCATAGTCGCCGACAGCGATCCGGAAAAAGAATGGTACGAATCCCTGCACAAAGCCCAAGCGCAGCTAGCCGCATTGAAAATAGTCAAGTAG
- the der gene encoding ribosome biogenesis GTPase Der, giving the protein MGLPIVAIIGRPNVGKSTLVNRLAGEQTAIVHDEPGVTRDRTYMPAYWGDREFLVVDTGGLVFNDDTEFLPLIRQQALAALTEASAAIFVVNGQTGPNSADEEIAEWLRQQPVPVLLAVNKCESPEQGLIQAAEFWELGLGEPYPISAIHGNGTGELLDELITHIPAVTEVPESNEIKIAIVGRPNVGKSSLLNAFVGEERVIVSPISGTTRDAIDTFLERDGQAYRLIDTAGIRKKKNVEYGPEFFSINRAFKAIRRADVVLLVLDALDGVTEQDQKLAGRIIEEGRACIIVVNKWDAVEKDSYTIYDYEKNLEARLHFTEWADTIFVSALTGQRVEKILELVNQAAVEHKRRVSTSVINEVLEDAVKWHSPPTSRGGKQGRIYYGTQVTTQPPTIALFVNEAKRFNDNYRRYIERQFRQQLGFKGTPIRLLWRSKKVRDMEIGSANRATRV; this is encoded by the coding sequence ATGGGACTGCCAATTGTTGCAATTATCGGTCGCCCCAATGTGGGCAAATCCACCCTGGTTAATCGACTCGCCGGGGAACAAACGGCGATTGTCCACGATGAACCGGGTGTAACGCGCGATCGCACTTATATGCCTGCCTACTGGGGCGATCGCGAGTTTTTAGTGGTAGACACAGGTGGTTTAGTATTTAACGATGACACGGAATTTCTGCCCCTGATTCGTCAACAGGCTCTAGCAGCCCTGACAGAAGCTAGTGCCGCTATCTTCGTTGTTAATGGTCAAACTGGCCCTAACTCGGCAGATGAAGAAATAGCCGAATGGTTACGCCAACAACCAGTTCCCGTGTTACTGGCAGTGAATAAATGTGAATCCCCAGAACAGGGACTAATTCAAGCTGCCGAATTTTGGGAACTAGGGTTAGGAGAACCATACCCTATATCTGCGATTCATGGCAACGGTACAGGGGAGTTATTAGACGAACTCATTACACATATCCCAGCCGTCACGGAAGTACCAGAAAGCAATGAAATCAAAATTGCGATCGTCGGACGGCCAAATGTTGGTAAATCCAGCCTATTGAATGCCTTTGTGGGTGAAGAAAGAGTAATTGTCAGCCCAATTTCTGGCACAACCCGCGATGCAATTGATACTTTTCTGGAACGGGATGGGCAAGCTTACCGCCTCATTGACACCGCCGGCATTCGCAAAAAGAAAAATGTGGAATATGGCCCCGAATTCTTTAGCATTAATCGAGCTTTCAAAGCAATTCGGCGCGCCGATGTGGTTTTACTAGTTTTAGATGCTTTGGATGGTGTCACCGAGCAAGATCAAAAATTAGCAGGACGAATTATTGAAGAAGGACGAGCTTGTATTATCGTCGTCAATAAGTGGGATGCAGTCGAAAAAGACTCCTATACTATCTACGATTACGAAAAAAATCTGGAAGCCAGACTACATTTTACGGAATGGGCAGATACCATCTTTGTCAGCGCCTTAACGGGACAACGGGTAGAAAAGATTTTAGAGTTAGTCAATCAAGCGGCGGTGGAACACAAACGCCGTGTCAGTACATCAGTAATTAACGAAGTCTTAGAAGATGCGGTGAAATGGCATTCTCCCCCAACTTCACGGGGTGGCAAACAAGGCAGAATTTATTACGGTACACAAGTCACCACCCAACCGCCAACCATTGCCCTATTTGTCAACGAAGCTAAACGCTTTAACGACAACTATCGCCGTTACATTGAAAGACAATTCCGCCAACAGCTAGGTTTTAAAGGGACTCCTATTCGTCTGTTGTGGCGCAGCAAAAAAGTTCGGGATATGGAAATTGGTAGTGCCAACCGAGCAACTCGTGTTTAA
- a CDS encoding energy-coupling factor transporter transmembrane component T family protein, whose amino-acid sequence MDLLRSLPLGLYLEQPQTWLHKLDPRVKFIWLMSFLTSYSFANNQWRVLLVALLIIFTLIARIPRRVWQQQMGWLLTLGFLVFAIAAISPDGLGVNYQPRLPVNSQVLQPGDTNNSPAVPEAVKSSKNYSYVLFHQGPVKVTRRSLDLATRLSTILFTVIYSTNLYLLTTAPEEITAGIESLMQPLRRFKIPVTEITLTLTLSLRFIPLVLEEVQNLVRSVMTRAINWKKLGLKGAFKVWMIVAERLLENLLLRAEQMASAMMVRGFTSPNEHRVPWHDLRLKSWDWLAIATLTLFWGVRLALGNQV is encoded by the coding sequence ATGGATTTATTGCGATCGCTACCTCTGGGGCTTTATCTAGAACAACCGCAAACTTGGCTACACAAACTCGATCCCCGCGTCAAATTTATTTGGCTGATGAGTTTTCTGACAAGCTACAGTTTTGCTAATAATCAATGGCGTGTATTACTGGTAGCACTATTAATTATTTTTACTTTAATTGCGAGAATTCCCCGAAGAGTGTGGCAGCAACAGATGGGCTGGTTATTAACACTAGGATTTCTCGTGTTTGCGATCGCAGCTATCAGCCCCGATGGCTTGGGTGTAAATTATCAGCCGCGCCTACCTGTTAACTCCCAAGTTCTCCAGCCAGGCGATACTAATAATTCCCCAGCCGTTCCAGAAGCTGTAAAAAGTAGTAAAAACTATAGCTATGTTCTATTTCACCAAGGCCCTGTGAAAGTAACTCGCCGTTCTCTAGATTTAGCAACGCGCTTGAGTACGATTTTATTTACTGTCATCTACAGCACCAACTTATATTTACTCACAACAGCACCGGAAGAAATCACGGCTGGTATAGAAAGTTTAATGCAACCTCTGCGGCGATTTAAAATACCCGTCACCGAAATTACTTTGACTTTAACTTTATCCCTACGCTTTATTCCCCTAGTTTTAGAAGAAGTACAGAATTTAGTGCGTTCTGTAATGACAAGGGCAATCAATTGGAAAAAATTAGGTTTAAAAGGTGCTTTTAAAGTCTGGATGATTGTAGCAGAGAGATTATTAGAAAATTTACTTTTACGCGCCGAACAAATGGCGAGTGCCATGATGGTACGTGGTTTTACCAGCCCTAACGAACACCGAGTTCCTTGGCATGATCTGCGTTTAAAATCATGGGATTGGCTAGCGATCGCTACTTTAACCTTATTTTGGGGAGTCCGACTAGCTCTAGGAAATCAAGTTTGA
- a CDS encoding metallophosphoesterase — MKNRKWLLESSELVLQYFRWLCLLIFCILIYAKFIEPNWIEINSLQLTLPHLASEFNGYRIVQISDIHRDEWMTTRRLQHIVRLVNEQKPDLVAITGDLVTRNSPQLIPSLKLALEQLTPRDRTVAILGNHDHENDTQAIIKILKQSGVFDLNNTVYTLQRDNAILTIAGVDDVGMGKARLDLVLQQLPQQGAAILLAHEPDFANISAATQRFDLQLSGHSHGGQVRLPILKPLVLPPWGEKYYSGEYLIEKMLLYTNRGLGMTGLHLRLFSRPEITVLNLVTSNPNLQTR, encoded by the coding sequence TTGAAAAATCGTAAGTGGCTGCTTGAGTCCAGTGAATTAGTTCTGCAATACTTTCGCTGGTTATGTTTATTAATATTCTGTATCCTAATATACGCCAAGTTCATTGAACCAAATTGGATTGAGATCAATTCTTTACAACTGACTCTACCCCATCTGGCATCAGAATTTAATGGCTATCGGATTGTCCAAATCAGCGATATTCATCGAGATGAATGGATGACTACGCGGCGGTTGCAGCATATTGTTCGCTTAGTCAACGAACAAAAACCGGACTTAGTAGCGATTACCGGGGACTTGGTAACTCGGAACTCACCCCAACTTATCCCTTCACTCAAGCTAGCTTTGGAACAGCTGACACCGCGCGATCGCACTGTTGCTATATTGGGTAATCATGACCACGAAAATGATACCCAAGCCATTATCAAAATACTCAAACAAAGCGGCGTATTTGACCTGAATAATACTGTATACACACTACAACGGGACAATGCCATTTTAACTATCGCTGGTGTTGATGATGTGGGTATGGGTAAAGCCCGCTTAGATTTAGTGTTGCAGCAGTTACCCCAACAGGGAGCAGCCATTTTACTAGCCCATGAACCAGACTTTGCCAATATCAGCGCCGCGACACAAAGATTTGATCTGCAACTGTCTGGACATTCCCACGGCGGACAAGTCCGACTACCGATTTTGAAACCTTTAGTTTTACCACCTTGGGGTGAAAAGTATTATTCAGGAGAGTATCTGATAGAGAAAATGCTGTTGTACACCAACCGAGGTTTAGGAATGACGGGCTTACATCTGCGTTTATTTTCACGTCCTGAAATTACCGTCTTGAACTTAGTTACCTCAAACCCTAACCTTCAGACACGGTAA
- a CDS encoding heavy-metal-associated domain-containing protein — protein MTINLTVPNMACSVCASKITNAVKTVDAEAIIQADPQTKLVVVESQASETTIKDALAAAGYPAA, from the coding sequence ATGACAATCAACCTTACAGTTCCCAACATGGCTTGTTCTGTTTGTGCCAGCAAGATTACTAATGCAGTAAAAACAGTTGATGCTGAGGCGATTATCCAGGCTGATCCTCAAACTAAGCTAGTCGTTGTGGAATCACAAGCATCAGAAACAACTATTAAGGATGCTTTAGCTGCTGCTGGATATCCAGCCGCGTAA
- a CDS encoding thioredoxin family protein, translating to MTTNSPVKPETTTGTRLRNFLIVIVAIALSVALFLGLRTEKTSVSLASLDEASTPLEVATTNGKPSIVEFYANWCTVCQKMAPDISKLEQQYTDKVNFVMLNVDNTKWLPEMLKYRVDGIPHFVFLNKEGESVAQTIGDQPYTVMASNLEALVNGSALPYAQASGKVSQFSTPVAPTASQDDPRSHGSQVVN from the coding sequence ATGACTACAAATTCACCTGTCAAGCCGGAAACTACTACTGGGACTAGATTGAGAAATTTTTTGATTGTTATAGTAGCGATCGCTCTCAGCGTTGCCTTATTCTTGGGATTGCGGACTGAGAAAACTTCTGTTTCTCTTGCGAGTTTAGATGAAGCATCTACACCCTTAGAAGTAGCTACTACCAACGGTAAACCCTCTATAGTAGAGTTTTATGCTAATTGGTGTACTGTCTGTCAAAAAATGGCTCCAGATATTTCTAAATTAGAACAGCAGTATACTGACAAAGTGAATTTTGTCATGCTGAACGTAGATAATACCAAGTGGTTGCCAGAGATGCTGAAATACAGAGTAGATGGTATTCCCCACTTTGTATTTTTAAATAAAGAAGGAGAAAGTGTTGCTCAAACCATAGGTGATCAACCCTATACAGTTATGGCGAGTAATTTAGAGGCTTTAGTGAATGGTTCCGCTTTACCTTATGCCCAAGCTAGTGGTAAAGTTTCTCAATTTTCTACACCAGTAGCGCCTACCGCTAGCCAAGATGATCCGCGCAGTCACGGTAGTCAGGTAGTCAATTAA
- a CDS encoding cytochrome b produces MSIHWIMAACYLVLFTTGSGMARLSRGTPFRSELYDFHKSMGALVVALLTWRILVLLQVWWRKYTKNLPKFTPEWQRKFVLHTLLYLFMFAVPVSGFFFSNSFKSNNVRLFGLTLPDFFPQNSNLVDLGRSIHFWIAYIFLAFIILHTLQQWKVVRANWRRFNSFFTNRKQSKSI; encoded by the coding sequence ATGTCTATACACTGGATCATGGCCGCCTGTTACTTAGTTTTGTTTACTACTGGCTCAGGTATGGCTCGTCTATCCCGTGGAACTCCTTTCAGAAGTGAATTGTATGATTTCCACAAGTCAATGGGAGCTTTAGTAGTGGCTTTGCTGACTTGGCGTATTTTAGTTTTGTTGCAGGTATGGTGGCGAAAATACACTAAAAATTTGCCCAAGTTCACACCTGAATGGCAGCGTAAATTTGTACTGCATACTTTGCTGTATCTATTTATGTTTGCAGTTCCAGTGAGTGGGTTCTTTTTTTCTAATTCTTTTAAAAGTAACAACGTTCGTTTGTTTGGGTTGACGTTACCCGATTTTTTTCCACAAAACTCTAATTTAGTAGATTTGGGTAGAAGCATTCATTTTTGGATAGCGTATATATTTTTAGCTTTCATCATATTGCATACTCTACAACAGTGGAAAGTTGTGCGGGCAAACTGGCGGCGTTTTAATAGCTTTTTTACTAATAGGAAGCAGAGTAAAAGTATTTAA
- a CDS encoding D-Ala-D-Ala carboxypeptidase family metallohydrolase: MPDSAVEFSNLEKFQSTNTTVKLTEADPEIIKEIQALLTTKGLYKSKIDGIPGELTQKAFAEFKENVWLDSPELLGPTTAAALLEIAENHQTNEEQTQQLKPLATSIINTKTGRSLRLVTGETVYENELIVAGIPLTWGEVTKGCDPERNPESKTIINNIIKAARGFGKIRDKYGLPIAINSAYRPPSVNRRIGGARYSQHINGLALDIAPSDGNFGKLLQICRASDCTGLGRGMHRGFIHCDWRPGGRVVFDY; this comes from the coding sequence ATGCCAGATTCTGCTGTGGAATTCTCTAACTTAGAAAAGTTTCAGTCTACTAATACTACCGTCAAACTCACTGAAGCTGATCCTGAAATTATCAAAGAAATTCAAGCTTTACTCACGACCAAAGGCTTGTATAAAAGTAAAATTGATGGCATTCCAGGGGAGTTAACCCAAAAAGCATTTGCAGAATTCAAAGAAAATGTTTGGTTAGATTCTCCTGAATTGTTAGGGCCAACTACTGCGGCTGCTTTGTTAGAAATTGCAGAAAACCATCAAACTAATGAAGAACAAACTCAGCAATTAAAACCATTAGCTACATCAATCATAAATACTAAAACTGGACGTTCTTTGAGGTTAGTTACTGGAGAAACAGTTTACGAAAATGAACTAATAGTTGCAGGGATTCCTCTAACTTGGGGGGAAGTGACTAAAGGATGTGACCCAGAAAGAAATCCAGAGTCAAAAACAATTATTAACAACATTATCAAAGCAGCTAGAGGCTTTGGCAAAATTCGTGATAAATACGGCCTTCCCATTGCTATTAATTCTGCCTATCGTCCGCCATCTGTAAATCGGCGGATAGGAGGCGCACGTTATTCTCAGCATATAAACGGTCTAGCACTGGATATTGCTCCATCAGACGGCAACTTTGGCAAACTGTTACAAATTTGTCGCGCTTCTGATTGCACAGGATTAGGTAGAGGAATGCACAGAGGTTTTATCCACTGTGATTGGCGGCCAGGTGGTCGGGTGGTATTTGACTATTGA
- the pipX gene encoding transcriptional coactivator PipX: MNPEIVETYINHPTWGLLYRICMVDEAQDLFTTLYAQRLFFLVVNDIKGVKFQPIGRTEARMLLENRLRTLRRNGQLQEYDQLQSVFQRTFQ, translated from the coding sequence ATGAATCCAGAAATCGTAGAAACCTACATAAATCACCCAACTTGGGGCTTGCTATATCGGATCTGCATGGTTGATGAAGCCCAGGATTTGTTCACTACACTTTATGCTCAACGCTTGTTTTTTTTAGTAGTGAACGACATTAAAGGCGTTAAGTTCCAGCCCATAGGACGTACTGAAGCGAGAATGTTGTTGGAAAATCGCTTGCGGACTTTGCGTCGCAATGGTCAGTTACAGGAGTACGATCAGCTTCAGAGTGTTTTCCAACGCACCTTCCAATGA
- the coaE gene encoding dephospho-CoA kinase (Dephospho-CoA kinase (CoaE) performs the final step in coenzyme A biosynthesis.) translates to MTKRIIGLTGGIATGKTTVANYLASAYHLPILDADIYARDAVSIGSPILDAIAHRYGEQILLADGNLNRQQLGNIIFEHLEERRWLENIIHPYVRDRFLKAIAESSAPTIVLVIPLLFEAQMTNLVTEIWVVTCSESQQLQRLIERNHLTKEQAAARINSQLSLTEKASHADIVLDNSSTLEALLKQIDVAIRSGF, encoded by the coding sequence ATGACTAAACGCATCATCGGCTTAACTGGAGGAATTGCTACAGGCAAAACTACTGTAGCTAATTATTTAGCTAGTGCTTATCATCTACCGATTTTGGATGCAGATATTTATGCTAGAGACGCAGTATCTATAGGTTCGCCGATTTTAGATGCGATCGCTCACCGTTATGGTGAACAAATATTACTTGCTGATGGCAACCTCAACCGTCAACAACTAGGAAACATTATCTTTGAGCATCTAGAAGAACGTCGTTGGTTAGAGAATATCATTCATCCCTATGTGCGCGATCGCTTTCTCAAAGCAATCGCAGAATCTTCTGCACCAACCATAGTATTAGTCATCCCTTTGTTATTTGAAGCTCAGATGACCAATTTAGTCACAGAAATTTGGGTTGTTACTTGTTCTGAGTCACAACAATTGCAAAGATTAATCGAGCGTAATCATCTCACAAAAGAACAAGCCGCAGCCCGCATCAATAGTCAATTATCCCTCACAGAAAAAGCGTCTCACGCTGATATCGTATTAGATAATTCCAGCACCTTAGAAGCACTACTAAAACAAATAGATGTCGCAATCAGATCTGGTTTCTGA